One Deinococcus detaillensis DNA segment encodes these proteins:
- a CDS encoding alpha/beta hydrolase family protein, which translates to MDFPQTKRRVSGLTLVLLLGITAPVLAGGAGPRSSERHLTLQFGPVSAQATLSLPAGAAKAPLVLLIAGTGPEDQNGSYSVSAGQVVQGSLGALAQHLSQAGFAVMRFDKRYAAGTFQPQTAQAAFTEYGKLGMTDLLADARTALNAAKQQPRVDASKVFIYGWSEGSVIASSLALETNASGLIVQGPVVDSFADSFANQFERVGLAYLQPYSKDGKIDLEGVLAALYGNGSGLAKTEASLLLSLESTPQKPMLSTLLDTNKDGLIDLKAEALPQIRQFYQQFTPQSPMYAPATTLPTLGELAPRLKLPVLIMQGENDGNIDPAAAKRLNDALGAAGNADHTFKLYAGLGHSLGLSPAITQDTFAPMQSGPMNDMAAWLTQRSR; encoded by the coding sequence ATGGACTTCCCCCAAACCAAACGGCGCGTTTCTGGCTTGACCCTCGTTTTGCTGCTGGGCATAACCGCTCCGGTTTTGGCCGGCGGCGCAGGCCCACGCAGCTCAGAGCGTCACCTCACCTTGCAATTTGGGCCAGTCAGTGCTCAGGCCACCCTGAGCCTCCCAGCGGGCGCGGCCAAAGCGCCGCTGGTGCTGCTGATTGCAGGCACTGGGCCGGAAGACCAGAACGGCAGCTACAGCGTATCGGCGGGACAAGTCGTTCAGGGTTCGCTGGGCGCACTCGCTCAACACCTCAGCCAAGCGGGCTTCGCGGTCATGCGCTTTGACAAACGCTACGCGGCGGGCACTTTTCAGCCCCAGACCGCCCAAGCCGCTTTTACCGAGTACGGCAAACTGGGCATGACCGATCTGCTCGCGGACGCCCGCACCGCCCTGAATGCCGCCAAACAGCAGCCGAGGGTGGACGCTTCCAAAGTCTTCATTTACGGTTGGAGCGAAGGCAGCGTCATCGCGTCCAGCTTGGCACTGGAGACCAATGCCAGCGGCCTGATTGTGCAGGGGCCGGTGGTGGACTCGTTTGCCGATTCGTTTGCCAACCAGTTTGAACGCGTCGGCTTGGCCTATTTGCAGCCCTACAGCAAAGACGGCAAAATAGACCTCGAAGGCGTGCTGGCTGCGCTCTACGGAAACGGCAGTGGCCTGGCCAAGACCGAAGCCAGCTTGCTGCTCTCGCTGGAGAGCACGCCACAAAAACCCATGCTGAGCACCCTGCTCGACACCAACAAAGACGGGTTGATCGATCTGAAGGCCGAAGCCTTGCCGCAAATTCGCCAGTTTTACCAGCAGTTCACGCCCCAGTCGCCCATGTACGCCCCCGCCACCACCCTGCCGACTTTGGGCGAATTGGCTCCCCGCCTCAAGTTGCCGGTGCTGATCATGCAAGGTGAGAACGACGGCAACATTGACCCTGCCGCTGCCAAGCGCCTCAACGACGCGCTGGGCGCGGCGGGCAACGCGGATCACACTTTCAAACTCTACGCGGGCTTGGGGCACTCACTGGGCCTCTCGCCCGCCATTACCCAAGACACCTTCGCGCCGATGCAAAGCGGGCCGATGAACGACATGGCCGCGTGGCTGACCCAGCGCAGCCGGTAG
- the rlmN gene encoding 23S rRNA (adenine(2503)-C(2))-methyltransferase RlmN: MPLLLDLQPDAYPLLGYRRKQLLEWVFVHGAPSFDDMTNLPLPLRAELTEQYALNPFSKTETVESSDGSVKYLFTLFDGRQMEAVYMPYLDRKTICVSTMVGCPAKCAFCATGSMGFGRNLTPGEVVGQILAVSWHQGFSPREMRNLVFMGMGEPLLNYDHTIAAAKLLLHPQALGMSKRRVTLSTVGLAKGIRKLAAEDELGIKLAISLHAPDEETRQQIIPTGQANSISEIMAAARDYQAVTGRRVTFEYAMLSGVNDSLWQADMLADLLQGLVSHVNLIPMNPWEGSGFVETPEHELQAFYDRLENRGVPVSVRRSRGRDAGAACGQLALKQPGAVAGA, from the coding sequence TTGCCGCTTCTCCTTGACCTCCAGCCCGACGCTTATCCGCTCCTGGGCTACCGCCGCAAACAACTGCTGGAATGGGTATTTGTCCACGGCGCACCCAGCTTTGATGACATGACCAATTTGCCCTTGCCGCTGCGGGCCGAACTCACGGAGCAGTACGCCCTCAATCCGTTTAGCAAAACTGAGACAGTGGAAAGCAGCGACGGCAGCGTCAAATACCTGTTCACTTTGTTTGACGGGCGGCAAATGGAAGCAGTGTATATGCCTTACCTCGACCGCAAAACCATCTGCGTGTCGACCATGGTGGGCTGCCCGGCCAAGTGCGCTTTTTGTGCCACCGGCTCGATGGGCTTTGGCCGCAACCTGACGCCCGGCGAAGTGGTGGGGCAGATTTTGGCGGTGAGTTGGCATCAGGGCTTTTCGCCGCGTGAGATGCGCAATCTGGTGTTCATGGGCATGGGCGAGCCGCTGCTCAACTATGACCACACCATCGCCGCCGCCAAGCTGCTGCTGCACCCGCAAGCCCTCGGCATGAGCAAGCGCCGCGTGACGCTCAGCACGGTGGGACTGGCCAAAGGCATTCGCAAGCTGGCCGCCGAGGACGAACTCGGCATCAAGCTGGCCATCAGTCTGCACGCCCCCGACGAAGAAACCCGCCAGCAGATCATTCCGACGGGGCAGGCCAATTCGATCAGCGAAATCATGGCGGCGGCCCGCGACTACCAAGCCGTGACCGGGCGGCGCGTCACTTTCGAATACGCCATGCTCAGCGGCGTCAACGACTCGCTGTGGCAAGCCGACATGCTGGCCGATCTGCTGCAAGGCCTCGTCAGTCACGTCAACTTGATTCCGATGAATCCTTGGGAAGGCAGCGGCTTTGTGGAAACCCCCGAACACGAACTTCAAGCGTTTTATGACCGCTTAGAAAACCGGGGCGTGCCGGTCAGCGTGCGGCGCTCACGCGGCAGAGATGCGGGCGCGGCCTGCGGTCAACTGGCCCTCAAGCAGCCGGGAGCGGTGGCGGGAGCCTAG
- a CDS encoding YbjN domain-containing protein → MTHTLKRAVVTSALFGLSLGLPLASAQTVIKIATPESLMPILKTAGYTVTVDRSGKSPFLKVENKTDGNDFYIDFLNCNTSSCDGAFANVFYTATDFKTKPDLKVLNTWNKEYFSQAYMDDKGNPHLISTYTFVGGFTSANFLDWVQTFYDEISQYNDMLDGKGK, encoded by the coding sequence ATGACCCACACCCTTAAAAGAGCAGTGGTTACGTCGGCGCTTTTCGGCCTCAGCTTGGGTTTGCCGCTTGCCAGCGCCCAGACCGTCATCAAGATCGCTACGCCGGAAAGCTTGATGCCGATTCTCAAAACAGCAGGCTACACCGTCACCGTTGACCGCAGCGGCAAGTCTCCTTTTCTCAAGGTCGAGAACAAAACCGACGGCAACGATTTTTACATCGATTTCTTAAATTGCAACACCAGCAGTTGTGACGGCGCGTTCGCCAACGTCTTTTATACCGCCACCGACTTCAAGACCAAACCCGATCTCAAAGTGCTCAACACTTGGAATAAAGAGTATTTCAGCCAAGCCTACATGGACGACAAAGGCAACCCGCACCTGATCAGCACTTACACTTTCGTGGGCGGCTTTACCAGTGCCAACTTTTTAGATTGGGTTCAAACATTTTACGATGAGATCAGCCAGTATAACGATATGCTGGACGGCAAAGGCAAGTAA
- the apaG gene encoding Co2+/Mg2+ efflux protein ApaG, whose protein sequence is MSEFAERPLHVAAPEVRVSVTVQHLAAHSRAGRQVFSYLIRIENHAADSWQIMARHWQITDGSGRETQVEGEGVIGQQPIIAPGGVFVYDSFVTLEDVPGSMSGYYELQDAWGQTGRAPIPAFALAVPIDRLLRELN, encoded by the coding sequence ATGTCCGAATTTGCCGAACGTCCTCTTCACGTGGCCGCGCCTGAGGTGCGAGTCAGCGTCACCGTGCAGCACCTCGCGGCCCACTCGCGGGCAGGTCGGCAGGTGTTCAGCTACCTCATCCGCATCGAAAACCACGCTGCCGATTCTTGGCAAATTATGGCCCGCCACTGGCAGATCACTGACGGCAGCGGGCGAGAAACGCAGGTGGAAGGTGAAGGCGTCATTGGTCAGCAGCCGATCATTGCCCCCGGCGGCGTGTTCGTCTATGACAGCTTCGTGACGCTCGAAGACGTGCCCGGCAGCATGTCGGGGTATTACGAGCTGCAAGACGCGTGGGGCCAAACAGGAAGGGCACCGATTCCCGCTTTCGCGTTGGCGGTGCCCATAGATAGACTTCTACGTGAACTCAACTGA